In Planctomycetota bacterium, the DNA window GCGCGATAACTTGAAGGGTATTAAGGAAAATGTTATAGTGGGACGCATTATCCCGGCCGGCACCAGTTTCGGCGATTATGCGGACCTGGAGCTGAAAATAAAGGGACAGTCGAAATCCCTGGGAGACGAAACGGAAAAGATTCTGCCTGACTTAGAGGGCGAGCCGGTTCAGGCGGAAGCCGCGTTATAATAAATTAACCCCCTCACCTATCCTCTCCCCTATGGGGAGAGGGAAGGGTGAGGGGGAACTGGATTTGAAAGTCCATACAAAAAATAGGGAAAAATAGGAGAAGATATGCCGACGATTAACCAATTGATTAAAAGCAAGAGGCGGACCCCGAAGGTAAAATCCAAGGCGCCGGTGCTGGACCGCTGTCCGCAGCGGCGGGGCATTTGCACCCAGGTCAAGACCATGACGCCGAAGAAACCTAATTCGGCCCTGCGCAAGATTGCCCGGGTCAGCTTCTCTAACAAGAAGGAAGCCACGGTCTATATACCCGGCGAGGGCCACAACCTCCAGGAACACTCAATGGTCCTGGTCCGGGGCGGCCGGGTGCGCGATTTACCCGGCGTGCGCTACCACATCGTCCGCGGGGTCCTGGACTGCGGCGGCGTGGAAAACCGCAAACAGAGCCGT includes these proteins:
- a CDS encoding 30S ribosomal protein S12 produces the protein MPTINQLIKSKRRTPKVKSKAPVLDRCPQRRGICTQVKTMTPKKPNSALRKIARVSFSNKKEATVYIPGEGHNLQEHSMVLVRGGRVRDLPGVRYHIVRGVLDCGGVENRKQSRSKYGTKVQK